In Clostridium sp. DL-VIII, the following proteins share a genomic window:
- a CDS encoding YafY family protein, with product MKIARLISIIMVLLEHRKVSATKLAEMFEVTPRTIYRDIETINLAGIPIISYPGVNGGISIMEEYKIEKKIFTISDITELLIGLGSVHSLLPSEEIINIIAKVKGLVPAEQIKDIESKSDQVAIDHSPWFENKTTKLYVQKIKIAIRENKFISFNYFDRVGNKSQRKIEPYKLFFKNLNWFIHGYCTTKKDFRVFRLSHMSSLEVLNEKFFLREFDYESLNEPFGTDREIIRIKVLIDESIKDLMIEFCGKDNVEPFKNNKFIAYLPFVEDDYWYSIILHFGDKCECLEPENIRLEVIRRLEDTLAIYKK from the coding sequence GTGAAAATTGCTAGATTAATATCAATTATTATGGTATTGCTTGAACATAGAAAAGTAAGTGCCACAAAGCTTGCTGAGATGTTTGAAGTCACACCGCGAACAATATATAGAGATATAGAAACAATAAACTTAGCAGGTATTCCGATTATTTCTTATCCTGGTGTTAACGGCGGTATTAGTATTATGGAAGAATATAAGATAGAAAAAAAGATCTTTACAATTTCAGATATAACAGAGCTATTAATAGGACTTGGGAGTGTTCATTCACTCCTTCCAAGTGAAGAAATAATTAATATAATTGCAAAAGTGAAAGGTCTAGTTCCAGCAGAACAAATTAAAGATATTGAATCAAAATCTGACCAAGTTGCTATTGATCATTCCCCTTGGTTTGAAAATAAAACCACAAAACTATATGTTCAAAAAATCAAAATTGCTATTCGTGAAAATAAATTTATATCTTTTAATTATTTTGATCGAGTGGGTAATAAGAGTCAAAGAAAAATCGAACCATATAAATTATTCTTTAAAAATTTAAACTGGTTCATCCATGGCTACTGCACTACCAAAAAGGATTTTCGAGTTTTTAGACTATCCCATATGTCATCGCTTGAAGTACTTAATGAAAAATTTTTTTTAAGAGAGTTTGATTATGAATCCCTTAATGAACCATTTGGAACAGATAGAGAAATTATTAGAATTAAAGTTCTTATTGATGAATCAATAAAAGATTTAATGATAGAATTTTGTGGGAAAGACAATGTTGAGCCTTTCAAAAATAATAAATTTATAGCTTACCTTCCATTTGTAGAAGATGATTATTGGTATAGTATCATACTTCACTTTGGTGATAAATGTGAATGTCTTGAACCAGAAAATATTAGATTAGAAGTCATCCGAAGACTTGAAGATACATTGGCAATTTATAAAAAATAA
- a CDS encoding 2-hydroxyacid dehydrogenase, which yields MKLVILEPLGISKEKLLGMAKDTLGDKLDVIYYDTRVEDTETLIERSKDADAVVLSNLPYKKEVIENCPNLKMICVAFTGVDHVAMDYCKERNITVCNCAGYSTVAVADLVFGMVISLYRNIIPCDKVTREGGTKNGLVGFELAGKKFGIVGAGAIGVRTAMIAKAFGCEVYAYSRTKKEIEGVKFVDLDTLMSTCDIVSLHVPLNENTKGLINKENLSLMKKNAILINTARGPVVDSEALAEALNSEKIAGAGVDVFEVEPPIPTNHVLFGAKNLIVTPHVAFATAEAFEKRAVIVFDNIEKWLKGTPQNVM from the coding sequence ATGAAATTAGTAATCTTAGAACCATTAGGGATAAGCAAGGAAAAATTATTGGGAATGGCAAAGGATACCTTAGGCGATAAGTTAGATGTAATATATTATGATACAAGAGTAGAGGATACTGAAACTCTAATAGAGAGAAGTAAAGATGCTGATGCTGTAGTGCTTTCTAATCTTCCATATAAAAAAGAAGTAATTGAAAATTGTCCAAATTTGAAAATGATATGTGTAGCTTTTACTGGGGTGGATCATGTTGCTATGGATTATTGCAAAGAAAGAAACATTACGGTATGTAACTGTGCAGGCTATTCAACAGTTGCGGTTGCGGATTTAGTATTTGGAATGGTGATTTCTCTGTATAGAAATATAATACCTTGTGATAAGGTAACAAGAGAAGGTGGAACTAAAAATGGACTTGTTGGTTTTGAATTAGCAGGAAAGAAATTTGGAATTGTTGGTGCAGGTGCAATAGGTGTTAGAACAGCAATGATTGCCAAGGCTTTTGGATGTGAAGTATATGCTTATAGTAGAACTAAAAAGGAAATAGAAGGAGTTAAATTTGTGGATTTAGATACATTAATGTCAACTTGTGATATTGTATCACTTCATGTTCCATTAAATGAAAATACTAAGGGATTAATAAATAAAGAGAACCTATCTTTAATGAAGAAAAATGCAATTTTAATTAATACAGCAAGAGGACCTGTTGTAGATAGCGAAGCTCTTGCGGAAGCTTTAAACAGCGAAAAAATAGCAGGGGCAGGGGTAGATGTATTTGAAGTTGAACCTCCAATTCCTACTAACCATGTATTATTTGGAGCAAAGAATTTAATAGTAACACCTCACGTTGCTTTCGCTACAGCAGAAGCTTTTGAAAAGAGAGCTGTTATTGTTTTTGACAATATTGAAAAATGGCTAAAGGGAACTCCTCAAAATGTAATGTAA
- a CDS encoding SDR family oxidoreductase translates to MNKSRTVLVTGANQGIGFETAKELGAMGFTVLLGARSSDRGKEAEETLVKEGIKAHFVLLDVTKQDTIDKAATFIENNYGSLDVLINNAGIAVEKGRQPSQLDTQDLKETFETNFFGLFAATKAMLPLLMKSTAGRIVNISSGRGSFANNLKPVDKSLNALAYNTSKSAVNMLTLTFSKELIDTNIKINSAAPGYTITAINDFKGHRTVQQAAEIIVKLATLDENGPTGGFFDENGTVPW, encoded by the coding sequence ATGAATAAATCAAGGACAGTTTTAGTTACAGGAGCTAATCAAGGAATTGGCTTTGAAACAGCCAAAGAACTTGGAGCTATGGGGTTTACAGTACTTCTAGGAGCTAGGAGCAGTGATAGAGGTAAAGAAGCTGAAGAAACTCTTGTAAAAGAAGGGATTAAGGCACACTTTGTTCTGCTTGATGTAACAAAGCAGGATACTATTGATAAAGCTGCAACATTTATAGAAAATAATTACGGTTCTCTTGACGTTCTTATCAATAATGCCGGGATAGCTGTCGAGAAAGGAAGACAACCAAGCCAGTTGGATACTCAAGACCTAAAGGAAACTTTTGAGACAAATTTCTTCGGATTGTTTGCTGCTACTAAGGCTATGCTTCCATTATTAATGAAATCTACTGCAGGCAGGATAGTAAATATATCTAGTGGAAGAGGTTCATTTGCAAACAATCTCAAGCCTGTTGACAAAAGCCTAAACGCCTTGGCTTACAATACTTCCAAATCTGCTGTTAATATGCTTACATTAACTTTCTCAAAAGAACTAATCGACACTAATATTAAGATTAATTCAGCAGCTCCCGGCTACACAATTACGGCAATTAACGACTTCAAGGGCCACAGGACTGTTCAGCAGGCTGCAGAAATTATAGTGAAACTTGCGACTCTAGATGAAAATGGCCCTACAGGTGGATTTTTCGATGAAAATGGAACCGTTCCATGGTAA